One segment of Leptospira langatensis DNA contains the following:
- a CDS encoding MHYT domain-containing protein — protein sequence MFLSLRSLFTFDPNSPLLIETYNPWLVVLSILIAIFASYIALQIVSQTVPEFSPPLTKYLVLAAGSLALGCGVWAMHFVGMLSFSLCTTVKYDKTLTILSMFPSLLASVVALSFVNRPRISVTELVLGGILVGAGIGTMHYTGMAAMQMSAALRYDPWFFSLSIIVAIILAIVSLWVRFGLAEFKLSSQRLSVIAACTMGLAISGMHYTGMVSSRFIGTPETDLNTQFNDPTFLALAITLTTIVFTLFSFAVNWFLRYRVLVQNLRASESRLRTIITTAIDGVMILDSQGRISDFNPSAELIFGYERSEVLGKHIRELMPDPYYSSKKPNSKYSLSAGFARIVGSSKEVIGIRKDGSDFPIRLAIGHARLSGEDLFVGFVTDISERKMIESALKQSEQQVRSMIENIPGITYRCLPGKDWKILFMSDASESITGYPASDFARMEPARSFKDIILPEDLKKVEQEVEAAIFERRAFTLEYRIVHKSGDIRWLWGNGCGVYGGNGEVLFLDGVILDITERRNIEEALRAAKEKAELAAITKTSFLANMSHEIRTPMNSILGFTEVLLSEDLEKGQRVHLETVKASAKSLLRLLNDILNTAKLEKGAVELENLDFSLFKLIAELKSTLGISARKKNLEFEVVQAPELSEFYLGDSLRIRQILLNLIGNAVKFTDHGKVTLKVSKENGPLHFAVQDTGIGIRADRLEKIFEPFTQADISTTRRFGGTGLGTTICKQLTELMGGQIWAESVLGKGSTFHVLLPLELGNHKVEASSQGNVSLPSLRILVVDDIEKNTELVGLLLKNQGHTVAVAYNGEDAVKKVEAETFDLVLMDVQMPGLDGRQATKVIRMHEIQENIHRIPILALTASVFEEDKNLALEAGMDGFIAKPVELNQMISEIGRVLGYSSNLEKTEVEDSHLNNGLEWDPDRASVLFQSLSDSFKRGAIEEEHLEEFFRLVRSQTDPQELKKLGAKIEQFEFEDAIAILIGIANKLGLREK from the coding sequence ATGTTCCTATCTTTGCGTAGCCTTTTTACATTCGATCCGAACTCTCCCTTATTAATTGAAACGTATAATCCTTGGCTAGTAGTACTCTCCATACTCATCGCGATCTTTGCCTCCTATATCGCATTGCAGATCGTAAGCCAAACCGTTCCCGAATTCTCTCCTCCTCTCACCAAATATCTGGTACTTGCTGCGGGAAGTCTTGCCTTGGGTTGCGGGGTTTGGGCCATGCATTTCGTGGGAATGCTTTCCTTCTCCCTTTGCACTACGGTGAAATATGATAAGACTCTTACGATCCTTTCCATGTTCCCTAGCCTTCTTGCATCCGTAGTCGCACTTTCCTTCGTGAATCGACCCAGGATCTCTGTCACAGAATTAGTGTTAGGCGGGATTCTTGTAGGTGCCGGGATCGGGACCATGCATTACACTGGGATGGCGGCTATGCAAATGTCAGCCGCACTTAGATACGATCCTTGGTTCTTCTCCTTATCCATTATAGTGGCGATCATTCTAGCGATCGTTTCTCTTTGGGTAAGATTCGGGCTCGCAGAATTCAAATTGAGCTCTCAGAGACTTTCCGTCATCGCCGCCTGTACCATGGGTTTGGCAATATCAGGAATGCATTATACAGGAATGGTTTCCTCCAGATTTATCGGGACCCCGGAGACGGACCTGAATACACAGTTTAACGATCCTACTTTTCTCGCTCTTGCGATCACTCTGACTACGATCGTTTTTACGTTATTCTCCTTTGCAGTAAACTGGTTCCTGAGGTATAGGGTCCTAGTCCAAAATCTTAGAGCCAGCGAATCCAGATTGAGAACGATCATCACTACCGCGATCGACGGGGTCATGATCCTCGATTCTCAAGGAAGGATCAGTGACTTCAATCCTTCTGCAGAGCTCATCTTTGGCTACGAAAGATCGGAAGTACTCGGCAAGCATATCCGGGAACTCATGCCCGATCCGTATTATTCCTCTAAGAAACCTAATTCCAAGTATTCTCTCAGTGCAGGGTTTGCGAGGATCGTAGGTTCGAGTAAGGAAGTGATCGGCATTCGAAAAGACGGATCCGATTTCCCGATACGTCTTGCGATCGGCCATGCAAGGTTATCCGGTGAAGATCTTTTCGTGGGTTTCGTGACGGATATCAGCGAAAGAAAGATGATCGAGTCCGCACTCAAACAAAGCGAGCAGCAAGTCCGTTCTATGATCGAAAATATCCCGGGAATTACTTATCGCTGCCTTCCCGGAAAAGACTGGAAGATCTTGTTCATGAGTGACGCTTCCGAGTCGATCACAGGTTATCCCGCATCCGATTTCGCAAGAATGGAACCGGCACGCTCCTTCAAAGACATTATCCTTCCGGAAGATCTGAAAAAAGTAGAGCAAGAAGTGGAAGCCGCTATCTTCGAGAGAAGAGCCTTTACCTTGGAATATAGGATCGTACATAAGAGCGGCGATATTCGTTGGCTTTGGGGGAACGGCTGCGGAGTATACGGAGGCAACGGTGAGGTTCTCTTCTTAGACGGTGTCATTCTGGACATTACGGAGCGCAGAAATATAGAAGAGGCTCTTCGTGCTGCAAAGGAAAAAGCGGAACTGGCCGCGATCACCAAGACTTCTTTCTTAGCGAATATGAGTCATGAGATCCGTACTCCTATGAATTCCATTCTAGGTTTCACCGAAGTACTTCTTTCGGAAGATCTGGAGAAGGGACAAAGAGTCCATCTCGAAACGGTCAAGGCATCCGCAAAATCTCTATTAAGACTTTTGAATGATATTCTAAATACCGCCAAATTGGAAAAGGGCGCGGTGGAATTGGAGAACCTGGACTTCTCCCTTTTCAAATTGATCGCAGAACTAAAATCCACATTGGGCATTAGTGCCAGAAAGAAGAATCTGGAATTCGAAGTAGTACAAGCTCCGGAGCTCTCCGAATTCTATCTAGGCGACTCGCTTCGGATCAGACAGATCTTATTGAATCTGATCGGAAACGCTGTGAAATTCACGGATCATGGGAAAGTGACCCTGAAGGTATCGAAAGAGAACGGTCCCTTACATTTTGCAGTCCAGGATACCGGGATCGGGATCCGTGCAGATCGATTGGAGAAGATCTTCGAGCCATTCACTCAAGCCGATATTTCCACCACGAGACGATTCGGAGGTACCGGGCTTGGCACTACGATCTGCAAACAGTTAACCGAGCTCATGGGCGGACAGATCTGGGCAGAAAGTGTCTTGGGGAAAGGAAGTACCTTTCATGTGCTTCTTCCTTTAGAATTAGGAAATCATAAAGTAGAGGCTTCCTCTCAAGGCAATGTAAGTCTACCTTCCCTGAGGATCCTGGTTGTGGACGATATCGAGAAGAATACAGAATTAGTCGGACTTCTTCTGAAGAACCAAGGGCATACCGTCGCTGTAGCGTATAACGGAGAAGATGCGGTCAAAAAAGTAGAAGCGGAGACCTTCGATCTAGTACTTATGGATGTGCAGATGCCGGGCTTGGACGGAAGACAGGCAACCAAAGTGATCCGAATGCATGAGATCCAGGAAAATATCCATAGGATTCCCATCCTAGCACTTACTGCTAGCGTTTTCGAAGAGGATAAGAACTTAGCCTTAGAAGCCGGTATGGACGGATTCATCGCAAAACCGGTCGAACTCAACCAAATGATATCCGAGATCGGAAGGGTCTTAGGATATTCCTCCAATCTGGAAAAGACAGAAGTAGAAGATTCCCATTTAAACAACGGATTAGAATGGGATCCTGATCGAGCCAGTGTCCTGTTCCAATCCCTTTCCGATTCTTTCAAAAGAGGTGCGATCGAAGAAGAGCATCTGGAGGAATTTTTCCGTTTGGTCCGGTCTCAAACAGATCCACAAGAACTGAAAAAACTAGGCGCAAAGATCGAACAATTCGAGTTCGAAGATGCAATTGCGATCCTAATCGGAATTGCAAACAAACTCGGATTAAGAGAAAAGTAA